In one Rhodococcus sp. B50 genomic region, the following are encoded:
- the uraH gene encoding hydroxyisourate hydrolase codes for MNTLSTHVLDATAGAPAVGLHVTLTDTHGTSLGAGVTDDDGRLTGFTGALPEGTYHLTFATGDWFSRREVASFYPEVTVTFRIPKGSSHFHVPLLLSPYSYSTYRGS; via the coding sequence ATGAACACCCTGAGTACCCACGTGCTCGACGCGACGGCCGGTGCACCCGCGGTGGGACTGCATGTCACCCTCACCGATACGCACGGAACCTCGTTGGGCGCCGGCGTCACCGACGACGACGGTCGCCTCACCGGTTTCACCGGCGCGCTGCCCGAAGGCACCTACCACCTGACCTTCGCCACCGGCGACTGGTTCTCGCGCCGCGAAGTCGCGTCCTTCTATCCGGAGGTGACCGTCACCTTCCGTATCCCGAAAGGCAGCAGCCACTTCCACGTGCCGCTCCTCCTGTCGCCCTATTCGTATTCCACCTACCGCGGGAGCTGA
- the uraD gene encoding 2-oxo-4-hydroxy-4-carboxy-5-ureidoimidazoline decarboxylase, translated as MQLTTARFDAMPEDEAVALLLDCCSSRTWAHSVVAARPFGSRTVLLTTAAAAAENLDGDDLADALAGHPRIGERSEHAASRREQSAVATADADILDRLAAGNREYEERFGHVYLVRAAGRTAPELLEILERRLDNDPETEKAEMRAALAEITRLRLERIVTETARSRA; from the coding sequence GTGCAGCTCACAACGGCCCGGTTCGATGCGATGCCCGAGGACGAGGCCGTCGCTCTGTTGCTCGACTGCTGTTCGAGCCGGACATGGGCACACTCCGTCGTCGCAGCGCGCCCGTTCGGTTCGCGCACCGTGCTGCTCACCACCGCAGCTGCCGCGGCCGAGAACCTCGACGGTGACGACCTCGCCGACGCTCTCGCCGGCCACCCGCGCATCGGCGAACGCAGTGAACACGCTGCTTCCCGTCGCGAGCAGTCCGCCGTCGCCACGGCCGACGCCGACATCCTCGACCGGCTCGCCGCCGGCAACCGCGAGTACGAGGAACGGTTCGGGCACGTCTATCTCGTCCGCGCGGCAGGCCGCACGGCGCCGGAACTGCTGGAGATCCTCGAACGTCGCCTCGACAACGACCCGGAGACCGAGAAGGCCGAGATGCGAGCGGCGCTCGCCGAGATCACCCGACTTCGCCTCGAACGGATCGTCACCGAGACCGCACGGAGCCGCGCATGA
- a CDS encoding nucleobase:cation symporter-2 family protein yields the protein MYTGCITVPLVFGAAVGLDRDTIAMLISADLLIAGLITIVQSLGVGKLVGVRLPIVCGATFAGLTPMILIAKEYGLQAVYGSMLIGGIIGLALAWPFARIIRFFPPLVTGAVLTVVGISLIGVAGGLIVGTDPSSPTFASPTNIALAVLVIVVAVGFLCLGRGIWAQLGVLIALAIGTVVAVPLGLIDLGGVTGSSWVGLPAPFHFGAPEFPITAVVAMSIVMAVVFAESTASMLAVAEITGKRVTKGDIARGLAGDGASAVLAGVFNAFVDTVFTQNVGAVATTRVYSRYVTATSGAILVVLGALPKVSSVVAALPKPVVGGVGLILFATVALVGINTLRSVDLSDRINSTIAAVAVGVGLLPELAEGMFERFPSAAQILLGSGITLAAIAAFSLNLLFNHTRLGTSARASRSGTPAPVTSAGTPSPHGVAHEPVAV from the coding sequence ATGTACACCGGATGCATCACCGTCCCGTTGGTCTTCGGCGCGGCCGTCGGACTCGACCGCGACACCATCGCGATGCTCATCAGCGCCGACCTGCTGATCGCCGGTCTGATCACCATCGTCCAGAGCCTCGGTGTCGGCAAACTCGTCGGCGTCCGCCTGCCCATCGTCTGCGGTGCGACCTTCGCCGGCCTGACGCCGATGATCCTCATCGCGAAGGAATACGGCCTGCAGGCCGTCTACGGCTCCATGCTGATCGGCGGCATCATCGGTCTCGCCCTGGCCTGGCCGTTCGCCAGGATCATCCGGTTCTTCCCGCCGCTCGTCACCGGTGCCGTCCTCACCGTCGTCGGTATCTCGCTCATCGGCGTGGCAGGCGGGCTGATCGTCGGCACCGACCCGTCGTCTCCCACCTTCGCCTCGCCCACCAACATCGCCCTGGCCGTGCTGGTCATCGTCGTCGCCGTCGGATTCCTGTGCCTCGGTCGCGGCATCTGGGCGCAGCTCGGGGTGTTGATCGCCCTCGCGATCGGCACGGTCGTCGCGGTTCCGCTCGGCTTGATCGATCTCGGCGGCGTGACCGGCTCCTCGTGGGTGGGCCTGCCCGCGCCCTTCCACTTCGGTGCACCGGAGTTCCCGATCACCGCGGTCGTCGCCATGAGCATCGTCATGGCCGTGGTCTTCGCCGAATCCACCGCGAGCATGCTCGCCGTCGCCGAGATCACCGGCAAGCGCGTCACCAAGGGTGACATCGCCCGCGGACTCGCCGGTGACGGGGCGTCCGCTGTGCTCGCCGGTGTCTTCAACGCCTTCGTCGACACCGTCTTCACCCAGAACGTCGGTGCGGTCGCCACCACCCGCGTCTACAGTCGCTACGTCACCGCCACGTCGGGTGCGATCCTCGTGGTCCTCGGTGCCCTGCCGAAGGTGAGCTCGGTGGTCGCGGCGCTGCCGAAGCCGGTGGTCGGCGGTGTCGGCCTGATCCTGTTCGCCACCGTCGCCCTCGTGGGCATCAACACGTTGCGCTCGGTGGACCTGTCCGACCGCATCAACTCCACGATCGCCGCCGTCGCGGTGGGTGTGGGTCTGCTGCCCGAACTCGCCGAGGGCATGTTCGAGCGCTTCCCGTCCGCCGCGCAGATCCTGCTCGGCAGCGGCATCACGCTCGCCGCGATCGCGGCGTTCTCGTTGAACCTGCTGTTCAACCACACTCGTCTCGGGACATCGGCTCGCGCGTCCCGGTCCGGCACACCGGCCCCCGTCACCTCGGCCGGCACCCCCTCTCCCCACGGAGTTGCCCATGAACCAGTCGCCGTCTGA
- a CDS encoding alpha/beta fold hydrolase, with the protein MSHVVLVHGAWAGNWVWDTLLEPLRRAGYVPHPPTLPGVGSWGVDDVTFDDVATVVANHVAGLDGPVILVGHSGGGIVVTQVAEMPPERIAGVAYVAGMMLLSGVDFGMLCDGIGLEAPVGISRWLEPTEDGRGTIVPPGAGAAVFFHEADAADAIGAARRLVPQLETARLMAPTWTPERFGRLSRLYIEATLDHSVPVVTQREMQHLTPGAQVVSLESDHAPQLSARDDLAVALVDWCTERVRT; encoded by the coding sequence GTGAGTCATGTCGTGCTCGTACACGGTGCGTGGGCCGGAAACTGGGTGTGGGACACGCTGCTCGAACCGCTCCGCCGGGCCGGGTACGTCCCGCACCCGCCTACGCTTCCCGGTGTCGGATCGTGGGGCGTCGACGACGTGACGTTCGACGACGTCGCCACGGTCGTGGCCAACCACGTTGCCGGACTTGACGGTCCGGTAATCCTCGTCGGCCATTCCGGTGGCGGCATCGTCGTCACGCAGGTCGCGGAGATGCCGCCCGAGCGTATCGCCGGGGTCGCTTACGTGGCGGGGATGATGCTCCTGTCCGGGGTCGACTTCGGGATGCTCTGCGACGGAATCGGTCTCGAAGCGCCGGTGGGGATCTCGCGGTGGCTCGAACCCACCGAGGACGGTCGCGGCACTATTGTGCCACCCGGGGCTGGCGCGGCGGTGTTCTTCCACGAGGCGGACGCGGCCGACGCGATCGGTGCCGCACGCCGGCTCGTGCCGCAACTCGAAACCGCCCGGCTCATGGCGCCCACCTGGACACCGGAACGGTTCGGAAGGTTGTCACGCCTGTACATCGAAGCGACACTGGATCATTCGGTCCCGGTCGTCACCCAACGGGAGATGCAACACCTCACGCCGGGTGCGCAGGTCGTGTCGCTCGAGTCCGACCATGCACCACAGCTGTCCGCCCGCGACGACCTCGCGGTGGCGCTGGTGGATTGGTGCACCGAGCGCGTCCGAACATAG
- a CDS encoding LysR family transcriptional regulator: MNPQRMFDGRLKIRHLILLTTLADEGSMVRAAEVLRVTQPAITRAVREAEDVLSATLFERKPRGVAPTELGEIFLESARTALNSLRAAAESIDEMQRVGVRPVRVGTNLAGAYSLLPQALVALKRDHPKLSVSVIEELPEDLATCLARDEIDLVVGRLDPQGYSTATHSIRLYDEPVRAVVRRGHPAADLENPDIRDLLDYPWILPARPTQLRHELDELFAREGLGLPQNIIECSTILTLRPILISTDAIAPLPMLIGARDEHLTLLPTSLATVPRSIGITMPSDRSLSASARSLIDVLISTARIIARDNVLDVNRVLSA; this comes from the coding sequence ATGAATCCACAACGCATGTTCGACGGGCGCCTCAAGATTCGGCACTTGATTCTCCTGACGACGCTGGCCGACGAGGGCAGTATGGTTCGTGCGGCGGAGGTCCTCCGCGTCACTCAACCCGCCATCACCCGTGCCGTACGTGAGGCCGAAGATGTACTGTCGGCGACGCTCTTCGAACGAAAGCCGCGAGGGGTGGCGCCGACAGAACTCGGCGAGATATTCCTCGAGAGCGCGCGGACGGCTTTGAACTCGCTGCGCGCCGCCGCCGAGAGCATCGACGAGATGCAACGGGTCGGTGTGCGCCCGGTACGGGTGGGCACCAATCTGGCCGGTGCGTACTCGTTGTTGCCACAGGCCCTTGTGGCACTCAAACGTGATCACCCCAAGTTGTCGGTTTCGGTCATCGAAGAATTGCCGGAAGATCTGGCTACCTGTCTCGCGCGGGACGAGATCGACCTGGTCGTGGGTCGGCTCGACCCGCAGGGGTACAGCACTGCCACCCACAGCATTCGCCTGTACGACGAACCCGTTCGCGCAGTGGTGAGGCGAGGGCACCCCGCCGCCGATCTCGAGAACCCCGATATTCGCGACTTGCTGGATTATCCGTGGATCCTGCCGGCTCGGCCGACCCAACTACGGCATGAACTGGACGAACTGTTCGCACGCGAAGGGCTGGGCTTGCCTCAGAACATCATCGAGTGCTCGACGATTCTCACCCTCCGGCCGATTCTGATCAGCACCGATGCGATCGCACCGCTACCGATGTTGATCGGGGCGCGCGACGAGCACCTCACGCTACTACCGACCTCTCTCGCGACTGTTCCGCGCTCGATCGGTATCACGATGCCTTCGGATCGCTCATTGAGTGCCAGCGCGCGGAGCTTGATCGATGTATTGATCAGCACAGCAAGGATTATCGCCCGGGACAACGTTCTCGATGTCAACCGAGTGCTCTCGGCCTGA